In a single window of the Luteolibacter yonseiensis genome:
- a CDS encoding MDR family MFS transporter, with protein sequence MNTTARPTTLLQDLASLPGQYWILFGGTLVNRFGSFVMPFLVIYLKMKGHDEKTIGFTLGAYGAGGLCAGILGGWLSDRFGRKHTMLISCAGAASFMLLLSQAEGVPMFVLATFMTGLSSGIYAPAASALMADLIPPELRVRAFACQRWAINVGFALGMATAGFMAKKSFLALFIADAATTLLLGLTILIGLKPRVVPLTEKVKSGWGHALRHINQNTPFKMASIAGFLTTLVFLQMGCTYSLQTTQGAGLDERTYGLLMAFNGIIIACLELPLIGFTRRFSPVKVIAAGYLLLGAGMGLNVLGATLPVLILSMGIFTIGEMIAMPVSNGYMAGLAPDEMRGRYQGVVSITWSSATMVGPTFGIMLYRFNPTVLWTCAFALSLAAACLMLASRGKAGRDQALPR encoded by the coding sequence ATGAACACGACCGCACGCCCCACGACCCTCCTGCAGGATCTCGCATCCCTGCCGGGACAATATTGGATTCTCTTCGGCGGCACCCTCGTGAACCGTTTCGGGAGTTTCGTCATGCCGTTCCTGGTCATCTACCTGAAGATGAAGGGGCATGATGAGAAGACCATCGGCTTCACCCTTGGCGCTTACGGCGCGGGCGGACTGTGTGCCGGCATCCTGGGAGGCTGGTTGTCCGACAGGTTCGGACGCAAGCACACCATGCTCATTTCCTGTGCGGGAGCCGCGTCATTCATGCTGTTGCTTTCGCAGGCGGAAGGCGTGCCGATGTTCGTTCTCGCCACGTTCATGACCGGACTTTCCTCGGGAATCTACGCCCCGGCGGCAAGCGCGCTCATGGCGGACCTGATCCCGCCGGAACTGCGGGTGCGGGCGTTCGCCTGCCAGCGGTGGGCGATCAATGTGGGATTCGCGCTTGGCATGGCCACCGCCGGCTTCATGGCGAAGAAGTCGTTCCTCGCCCTGTTCATTGCGGATGCTGCGACGACCCTGTTGCTCGGGCTTACCATCCTGATCGGTCTCAAGCCACGGGTGGTTCCGCTGACGGAGAAGGTGAAAAGCGGCTGGGGGCACGCGCTGAGGCACATCAACCAGAACACTCCGTTCAAGATGGCCTCGATCGCCGGGTTCCTCACCACGCTGGTGTTTCTGCAGATGGGCTGCACCTATAGCCTGCAGACCACACAGGGTGCGGGGTTGGACGAGCGGACCTACGGCCTGCTGATGGCTTTCAACGGAATCATCATCGCGTGTCTCGAGCTGCCGCTGATCGGCTTCACGCGGCGCTTCTCACCGGTTAAGGTGATTGCGGCGGGATATCTGTTGTTAGGTGCCGGAATGGGCCTGAACGTGCTTGGGGCCACGCTGCCGGTGCTGATCCTCAGCATGGGGATTTTCACCATCGGTGAGATGATCGCGATGCCCGTGAGCAACGGTTACATGGCCGGACTCGCCCCTGATGAAATGAGGGGCCGTTACCAAGGAGTGGTTTCCATTACCTGGAGTTCCGCGACGATGGTGGGTCCGACGTTCGGGATCATGCTCTATCGTTTCAACCCTACGGTGCTGTGGACCTGTGCTTTCGCGCTCTCGCTTGCCGCGGCTTGCCTGATGCTGGCGAGCCGGGGGAAGGCGGGGAGGGATCAGGCATTGCCCAGATGA